From Phragmitibacter flavus, the proteins below share one genomic window:
- the thrS gene encoding threonine--tRNA ligase, protein MSNERKTLEERAQMSDIERLRHSCAHIMATAILRIWPDAQFAYGPPVENGFYYDFDMKHRITPDDFEKIEAEMKKISKENQKFEWKGVSRDEAMALAESGRLGGLSERPGNPSVFKLDLIAKIPEGEQISCFQNGEFIDLCAGPHVGYSGKCKNVKLMSVASAFYMGDETKPQLQRLYGTAFPTKEELEQHLMQLEEAKKRDHRKLGKELKLFHIDDEVGQGLILWTPNGAILRQELQNFISEELRKQGYSQVFTPHIGKVGLYKTSGHFPYYKESQFAPVIENDDLAKVVTEGCGCGEMMARLGAVSAKMREKINERAGTEVVTDDRVLPDEQLLDGFLLKPMNCPHHIKIFDSQPRSYRELPVRLAEFGTVYRWEKSGELNGMTRVRGFTQDDAHLFCTEDQVAGEVLGCLSLVKIVLNTLGMHDYRVRVGLRDPDSSKFTGDADKWDKAEAACREAAATLGVPFTEEPGEAAFYGPKIDFVIKDVIGREWQLGTVQVDYVLPVRFDLSYVGPDNKPHRPVMIHRAPFGSMERFCGVLIEHFAGHFPVWLAPEQVRVLTVSEKSDAFADEVLSLLRAGGFRATLDNCSDKIGAKIRNAQLDRIPYMLVLGEKEAAARSVAIRHSKKGDFGVKPVEEFVAELKAEVAERRL, encoded by the coding sequence ATGTCCAACGAACGCAAGACTCTTGAAGAACGCGCCCAGATGTCCGACATCGAGCGCCTGCGCCACTCCTGCGCCCACATCATGGCGACGGCGATTCTGAGAATCTGGCCGGATGCGCAGTTTGCTTATGGTCCACCGGTGGAGAACGGATTTTATTACGATTTCGACATGAAACACCGGATCACACCGGACGATTTTGAGAAGATCGAGGCGGAGATGAAGAAGATTTCCAAGGAGAACCAGAAGTTCGAGTGGAAAGGCGTTTCACGCGATGAAGCGATGGCGCTGGCGGAGAGTGGCCGACTTGGGGGATTGAGCGAACGACCGGGCAATCCGTCGGTCTTTAAGCTCGATTTGATCGCGAAAATTCCTGAGGGTGAACAGATTTCATGTTTCCAGAACGGGGAGTTTATCGATCTTTGTGCGGGACCGCATGTGGGGTATTCGGGCAAATGCAAAAACGTGAAGCTGATGTCGGTGGCGAGCGCGTTTTATATGGGCGACGAGACGAAACCGCAGTTGCAGCGTTTGTATGGAACGGCGTTTCCAACCAAGGAAGAGTTGGAGCAGCATTTGATGCAGCTTGAGGAAGCAAAGAAGCGTGATCATCGCAAGTTGGGCAAGGAGTTGAAGCTGTTTCACATCGATGACGAAGTGGGACAGGGTTTGATTTTGTGGACGCCGAACGGGGCGATCTTGCGTCAGGAGTTGCAGAACTTCATCTCGGAGGAGTTGCGCAAGCAGGGGTATAGTCAGGTGTTCACGCCGCACATCGGCAAGGTGGGTCTTTACAAGACGAGCGGTCACTTTCCCTATTACAAGGAGAGCCAGTTTGCGCCGGTGATTGAAAATGATGATCTTGCCAAAGTGGTGACGGAAGGTTGTGGATGTGGCGAGATGATGGCGAGGCTCGGGGCGGTGTCGGCGAAGATGCGCGAGAAGATCAATGAGCGTGCGGGAACTGAAGTGGTGACGGATGATCGGGTATTGCCGGATGAGCAGTTGCTGGACGGGTTTTTGTTGAAGCCGATGAACTGTCCGCATCACATCAAGATTTTTGATAGTCAGCCGAGGAGTTATCGGGAGTTACCGGTGCGACTGGCGGAGTTTGGCACGGTGTATCGCTGGGAGAAGAGTGGTGAATTGAATGGCATGACTCGCGTGCGTGGGTTTACGCAGGATGATGCGCATTTGTTCTGCACGGAAGATCAGGTGGCGGGCGAGGTGCTGGGATGTTTGAGCCTGGTGAAGATCGTGCTGAACACCTTGGGCATGCATGACTATCGTGTGCGGGTGGGATTGCGTGACCCTGACAGCAGCAAGTTCACGGGCGATGCTGACAAGTGGGACAAGGCGGAGGCCGCTTGTCGTGAGGCGGCAGCAACGCTGGGTGTTCCGTTTACAGAGGAACCAGGAGAAGCGGCGTTTTATGGTCCGAAGATCGACTTCGTGATCAAAGACGTGATTGGACGCGAGTGGCAGTTGGGCACGGTGCAGGTGGACTATGTGTTGCCCGTGAGGTTTGATTTGAGTTATGTCGGACCGGATAACAAACCGCATCGTCCGGTGATGATTCATCGTGCGCCGTTTGGCAGTATGGAGCGTTTCTGCGGGGTGTTGATTGAGCACTTTGCAGGTCACTTCCCGGTGTGGCTGGCCCCTGAGCAGGTGCGGGTTTTGACCGTTAGTGAGAAGAGCGATGCCTTTGCGGATGAAGTGTTGAGTTTGTTGAGGGCGGGCGGTTTCAGGGCGACGTTGGACAATTGCTCCGACAAGATTGGGGCGAAGATTCGCAATGCGCAGTTGGACCGGATTCCGTATATGCTGGTGCTTGGCGAGAAGGAAGCCGCAGCGCGGAGCGTGGCGATCCGGCACAGCAAGAAGGGCGACTTTGGCGTGAAGCCGGTGGAGGAATTTGTGGCGGAGCTGAAGGCGGAGGTGGCGGAGCGGAGGTTGTGA